A stretch of DNA from Mycobacterium senriense:
GGTCGTCCCAAGGACGAGGTGCGCCGTGAAGCAGCGCTGGCGGCTACGCGGGAACTGCTGATCGCCAAGGGTTATGACGAGGTCACGTTATCGGAGGTCGCGCGAGTGGCCGGGGTGTCGCGACCGTTTGTCTACGACAACTGGGGCACGAAGTTCGCGCTCGTGGAGGACGCGATCTTCACTACGGATGATCCGAGGCCGTTGATCGATGATGACAAGCCATTCGCCGAGTCGCTGACCGATCTGCTCACTGCGATGGTGGCGATCCAATCCGATCCGGCATACCTCGCAGGTCTTCCCGGGTTGTCGGCCGACCTCTACAACCGGCCCGACCTCGTTGAACTGATCGAGAGCAAGTACATCGCCCCGATCAGGGCGGCGTATGTCCGGTTGATCGACCGCGGCAAGGCCGAAGGCGTGGTGCGGCCAGACGTTGACGGCAGCGCGCTATTGGATACCGTCCGCGGCGCGGTCATGTTGCACACCCTGATCAATCCGTCACTGGATGGCGCCGCGCTCATCGAGCACCTGCGCTCAATCATCCTGCATGGCGTGGCGAACGTGGCGACACAACGATCACCGAGGAAGCGATCG
This window harbors:
- a CDS encoding TetR/AcrR family transcriptional regulator — translated: MARRSSQRRVSPEPPEEPRMVSTRGGRPKDEVRREAALAATRELLIAKGYDEVTLSEVARVAGVSRPFVYDNWGTKFALVEDAIFTTDDPRPLIDDDKPFAESLTDLLTAMVAIQSDPAYLAGLPGLSADLYNRPDLVELIESKYIAPIRAAYVRLIDRGKAEGVVRPDVDGSALLDTVRGAVMLHTLINPSLDGAALIEHLRSIILHGVANVATQRSPRKRSPRR